From the genome of Patagioenas fasciata isolate bPatFas1 chromosome 17, bPatFas1.hap1, whole genome shotgun sequence, one region includes:
- the SRRD gene encoding SRR1-like protein has protein sequence MAAAGGWNLAGGQQQRRRRRGKAGEEAVEGGAVLRRLQEARDDLLSSGFWAASAGAVRAPLADCAEPPAHCVCYGLGRFSGCPAARHQLAFLLLLLEELRVPPERCALFDPAFTAREAAVLEQLGLRLLPENEEGKHGVEGSATLFYMVHCGKALYNNLLWSNWSTGALSKMVIIGNSFRGIEERLLSRVLERDYSYIAKVLKGTEEVALPTHPRYLDTFNDTSVHWFPLQKLKGLSPEVWNFVEEPMYQDCEDLEIILKEDRAKWHSLAATES, from the exons atggcggcggcgggcgggtggAACCTGGCGGGCGGGCAGCAGcagcggaggcggcggcggggcaaGGCGGGCGAGGAGGCGGTGGAAGGCGGTGCGGTGCTGCGACGGCTGCAGGAGGCGCG GGACGACCTGCTGAGCTCCGGCTTCTGGGCGGCGAGCGCCG GAGCCGTGCGGGCCCCGCTGGCCGATTGCGCGGAACCGCCCGCCCACTGCGTGTGCTACGGGCTTGGCCGGTTCAGCGgctgccccgccgcccggcacCAGCTGgcgttcctgctgctgctgctggaggagctgcgg GTGCCCCCCGAGCGCTGCGCCCTGTTCGACCCCGCGTTCACCGCCCGGGAGGCggctgtgctggagcagctggggctgcggctgctcccgGAGAACGAG GAGGGGAAACACGGCGTTGAGGGTTCGGCCACGCTTTTCTACATGGTGCACTGCGGTAAAGCACTGTACAACAACCTGCTGTGGAGCAACTGGTCTACGGGGGCCCTGTCCAAAATGGTCATCATCGGGAACAGCTTCCGTGGCATCGAGGAGCG ACTGTTGTCAAGAGTATTGGAAAGGGATTATTCTTACATAGCGAAG GTGTTGAAAGGGACAGAGGAAGTGGCGCTCCCCACGCACCCTCGGTACCTAGACACCTTTAACGACACCTCCGTCCACTGGTTTCCCTTGCAAAAGCTTAAGGGACTGTCTCCTGAGGTCTGGAACTTTGTAGAGGAGCCAATGTACCAGGACTGTGAGGACCTGGAGATCATCCTGAAGGAGGACAGAGCCAAGTGGCACAGCCTGGCTGCCACGGAGTCCTGA
- the HPS4 gene encoding BLOC-3 complex member HPS4 isoform X3 yields MIIIPRACDQRISHRWNYFFLYDGSKVKEEGDPTSAGICYFYPSQTLTEQQELLCGQLAGVVRCMTEISGAPPSLIRLRKLKFAVLVDGDYLWALGCAVDLPDVSCRRFLEQLISLFIFYNGPVRPAYMAFSQEELSKQWDRYIEHIQNNTSDLHKIFNSLWNLDKTKVDPLLLLKAALILQTCQRSPHVLAGCILYKGLIVSTQLPPPLTAKVLLQGDESSHQSEPGGEEQREPDSPLPQGVRIIPVFLTEDEVSVLRDFPVEWMSRSPVSDTSPRGEGNALCSQTLPESTGVHENQALNNISVQECPWPASGTAAAEGAAQSGSLVNTGPPKGFTKMEPSAKNSSAAIPSSPDSKSSELSSKASFPAERDTKQLPSLSTLHAAEQGQAAGLYLKGFSFPNPYAQEPKSQNVGKSLVDADVEQHSSPSYSATSKQDEQRTVSQSSISAESSGAAGGDVQGLDCTGTAVQSENTRCAQSGDSVQLPRVDALRAQGGVESSKHCKPVKMSLYVHCIKGLVLSLLAEDPLREDQRSVEDVYHSSLASLNGLEVHLRETLPKDSSSSAKTTYSFTHYDCVQNVLTGTPPQPCTPAGTLSRKPTSSSWVLRSATRASPTPMTAPSACPARPSKSC; encoded by the exons ATGATAATTATTCCGCGCGCTTGCGATCAGAGGATTTCTCACAG gtggaaTTACTTTTTCCTTTACGATGGTTCGAAGGTTAAGGAAGAAGGAGATCCTACAAGTGCTGGGATTTGTTATTTTTATCCTTCTCAG ACACTTacggagcagcaggagctgctgtgcggGCAGCTTGCCGGCGTGGTGCGCTGCATGACCGAGATCTCCGGAGCTCCCCCGAGCCTCATTCGCCTGAGGAAGCTCAAGTTTGCGGTTCTGGTGGATGGCGATTACCTGTGG GCTCTGGGCTGTGCCGTGGATCTCCCTGACGTCAGCTGCAGGCGCTTTCTGGAGCAGCTGATCAGCCTCTTCATCTTCTACAATGGACCCGTGCGACCTGCGTACATG GCATTTTCTCAGGAGGAGCTGAGCAAGCAGTGGGACAGATACATCGAACATATCCAAAACAACACCAGTGACCTCCACAAGATTTTCAATTCTCTCTGGAACCTGGACAAAACAAAG GTGGACCCCCTGCTTCTGCTGAAAGCAGCTCTCATCTTGCAGACTTGCCAGCGGTCCCCCCATGTCTTGGCAGGCTGCATTCTCTACAAGGGCTT GATTGTGAGCACCCAGCTGCCGCCACCTCTCACTGCCAAAGTTCTCCTGCAAGGTGATGAGTCTTCGCACCAG AGCGAGCCTGGAGGTGAGGAGCAGCGTGAGCCTG ATTCTCCATTGCCGCAGGGTGTCCGTATCATCCCCGTATTCCTAACAGAAGATGAAGTCTCAGTGCTCCGAGACTTTCCAGTGGAGTGGATGTCTAG GTCACCTGTGTCCGACACAAGCCCCAGAGGAGAGGGAAATGCTCTGTGCTCCCAGACATTGCCAGAATCAACAGGAGTTCATGAAAACCAAGCCCTGAATAACATCTCTGTGCAGGAATGCCCTTGGCCAGCTTCAGGCACAGCTGCAGCAGAAGGTGCTGCACAGTCAGGCAGCCTCGTAAACACGGGTCCTCCGAAGGGCTTCACCAAGATGGAACCCAGTGCAAAGAATTCTTCAGCTGCAATACCGAGCAGCCCAGACAGCAAAAGCTCAGAGCTCAGTAGCAAAGCGTCATTCCCAGCAGAGAGAGACACGAAGCAGCTGCCGAGCCTTTCCACACTCCATGCTGCTGAACAAGGTCAAGCAGCAGGTCTGTATCTGAAAGGCTTCTCCTTTCCAAACCCATACGCCCAGGAGCCGAAGAGTCAGAATGTGGGGAAATCTCTTGTGGACgctgatgttgagcaacacagttCCCCAAGTTACTCTGCAACCAGCAAACAAGATGAGCAAAGGACTGTAAGTcaaagcagcatctctgcagaaaGCAGCGGTGCAGCTGGTGGCGATGTGCAGGGTTTGGATTGCACGGGCACTGCAGTGCAGTCAGAGAACACACGCTGTGCCCAGAGCGGGGACAGTGTCCAGCTGCCTCGGGTGGACGCTCTGAGGGCCCAGGGTGGTGTGGAGTCAAGCAAACACTGCAAACCAGTTAAAATGAGCTTGTACGTTCATTGCATCAAGGGGCTTGTGCTCTCCCTGCTGGCTGAAGATCCCCTCCGAGAGGACCAGCGCTCCGTGGAGGACGTG TACCACAGCAGTCTGGCTTCTCTGAATGGCCTTGAGGTTCATCTGAGGGAGACTCTGCCCAAGGACTCCTCATCCTCAGCCAAGACAACCTACAGCTTCACTCACTACGACTGTGTTCAGAACGTGCTCACGG
- the HPS4 gene encoding BLOC-3 complex member HPS4 isoform X2 — protein sequence MARPAAPEPWWNYFFLYDGSKVKEEGDPTSAGICYFYPSQTLTEQQELLCGQLAGVVRCMTEISGAPPSLIRLRKLKFAVLVDGDYLWALGCAVDLPDVSCRRFLEQLISLFIFYNGPVRPAYMAFSQEELSKQWDRYIEHIQNNTSDLHKIFNSLWNLDKTKVDPLLLLKAALILQTCQRSPHVLAGCILYKGLIVSTQLPPPLTAKVLLQGDESSHQSEPGGEEQREPDSPLPQGVRIIPVFLTEDEVSVLRDFPVEWMSRSPVSDTSPRGEGNALCSQTLPESTGVHENQALNNISVQECPWPASGTAAAEGAAQSGSLVNTGPPKGFTKMEPSAKNSSAAIPSSPDSKSSELSSKASFPAERDTKQLPSLSTLHAAEQGQAAGLYLKGFSFPNPYAQEPKSQNVGKSLVDADVEQHSSPSYSATSKQDEQRTVSQSSISAESSGAAGGDVQGLDCTGTAVQSENTRCAQSGDSVQLPRVDALRAQGGVESSKHCKPVKMSLYVHCIKGLVLSLLAEDPLREDQRSVEDVYHSSLASLNGLEVHLRETLPKDSSSSAKTTYSFTHYDCVQNVLTANLPRTPGPLDRHFLRAATLIHSDFGQLPAASEVIVRNASTAVYACRNPVQETYFQQLGAPLRNSGVPNPHDSAFSLPSKAKQKLLKHGVNLL from the exons ATGGCCCGTCCTGCCGCGCCGGAGCCGTG gtggaaTTACTTTTTCCTTTACGATGGTTCGAAGGTTAAGGAAGAAGGAGATCCTACAAGTGCTGGGATTTGTTATTTTTATCCTTCTCAG ACACTTacggagcagcaggagctgctgtgcggGCAGCTTGCCGGCGTGGTGCGCTGCATGACCGAGATCTCCGGAGCTCCCCCGAGCCTCATTCGCCTGAGGAAGCTCAAGTTTGCGGTTCTGGTGGATGGCGATTACCTGTGG GCTCTGGGCTGTGCCGTGGATCTCCCTGACGTCAGCTGCAGGCGCTTTCTGGAGCAGCTGATCAGCCTCTTCATCTTCTACAATGGACCCGTGCGACCTGCGTACATG GCATTTTCTCAGGAGGAGCTGAGCAAGCAGTGGGACAGATACATCGAACATATCCAAAACAACACCAGTGACCTCCACAAGATTTTCAATTCTCTCTGGAACCTGGACAAAACAAAG GTGGACCCCCTGCTTCTGCTGAAAGCAGCTCTCATCTTGCAGACTTGCCAGCGGTCCCCCCATGTCTTGGCAGGCTGCATTCTCTACAAGGGCTT GATTGTGAGCACCCAGCTGCCGCCACCTCTCACTGCCAAAGTTCTCCTGCAAGGTGATGAGTCTTCGCACCAG AGCGAGCCTGGAGGTGAGGAGCAGCGTGAGCCTG ATTCTCCATTGCCGCAGGGTGTCCGTATCATCCCCGTATTCCTAACAGAAGATGAAGTCTCAGTGCTCCGAGACTTTCCAGTGGAGTGGATGTCTAG GTCACCTGTGTCCGACACAAGCCCCAGAGGAGAGGGAAATGCTCTGTGCTCCCAGACATTGCCAGAATCAACAGGAGTTCATGAAAACCAAGCCCTGAATAACATCTCTGTGCAGGAATGCCCTTGGCCAGCTTCAGGCACAGCTGCAGCAGAAGGTGCTGCACAGTCAGGCAGCCTCGTAAACACGGGTCCTCCGAAGGGCTTCACCAAGATGGAACCCAGTGCAAAGAATTCTTCAGCTGCAATACCGAGCAGCCCAGACAGCAAAAGCTCAGAGCTCAGTAGCAAAGCGTCATTCCCAGCAGAGAGAGACACGAAGCAGCTGCCGAGCCTTTCCACACTCCATGCTGCTGAACAAGGTCAAGCAGCAGGTCTGTATCTGAAAGGCTTCTCCTTTCCAAACCCATACGCCCAGGAGCCGAAGAGTCAGAATGTGGGGAAATCTCTTGTGGACgctgatgttgagcaacacagttCCCCAAGTTACTCTGCAACCAGCAAACAAGATGAGCAAAGGACTGTAAGTcaaagcagcatctctgcagaaaGCAGCGGTGCAGCTGGTGGCGATGTGCAGGGTTTGGATTGCACGGGCACTGCAGTGCAGTCAGAGAACACACGCTGTGCCCAGAGCGGGGACAGTGTCCAGCTGCCTCGGGTGGACGCTCTGAGGGCCCAGGGTGGTGTGGAGTCAAGCAAACACTGCAAACCAGTTAAAATGAGCTTGTACGTTCATTGCATCAAGGGGCTTGTGCTCTCCCTGCTGGCTGAAGATCCCCTCCGAGAGGACCAGCGCTCCGTGGAGGACGTG TACCACAGCAGTCTGGCTTCTCTGAATGGCCTTGAGGTTCATCTGAGGGAGACTCTGCCCAAGGACTCCTCATCCTCAGCCAAGACAACCTACAGCTTCACTCACTACGACTGTGTTCAGAACGTGCTCACGG CCAACCTGCCCCGCACACCGGGGCCCCTGGACCGGCACTTCCTGAGAGCGGCCACGCTGATCCACAGCGACTTTGGGCAGCTCCCCGCCGCCTCCGAGGTCATTGTCAG
- the HPS4 gene encoding BLOC-3 complex member HPS4 isoform X1: MIIIPRACDQRISHRWNYFFLYDGSKVKEEGDPTSAGICYFYPSQTLTEQQELLCGQLAGVVRCMTEISGAPPSLIRLRKLKFAVLVDGDYLWALGCAVDLPDVSCRRFLEQLISLFIFYNGPVRPAYMAFSQEELSKQWDRYIEHIQNNTSDLHKIFNSLWNLDKTKVDPLLLLKAALILQTCQRSPHVLAGCILYKGLIVSTQLPPPLTAKVLLQGDESSHQSEPGGEEQREPDSPLPQGVRIIPVFLTEDEVSVLRDFPVEWMSRSPVSDTSPRGEGNALCSQTLPESTGVHENQALNNISVQECPWPASGTAAAEGAAQSGSLVNTGPPKGFTKMEPSAKNSSAAIPSSPDSKSSELSSKASFPAERDTKQLPSLSTLHAAEQGQAAGLYLKGFSFPNPYAQEPKSQNVGKSLVDADVEQHSSPSYSATSKQDEQRTVSQSSISAESSGAAGGDVQGLDCTGTAVQSENTRCAQSGDSVQLPRVDALRAQGGVESSKHCKPVKMSLYVHCIKGLVLSLLAEDPLREDQRSVEDVYHSSLASLNGLEVHLRETLPKDSSSSAKTTYSFTHYDCVQNVLTANLPRTPGPLDRHFLRAATLIHSDFGQLPAASEVIVRNASTAVYACRNPVQETYFQQLGAPLRNSGVPNPHDSAFSLPSKAKQKLLKHGVNLL; the protein is encoded by the exons ATGATAATTATTCCGCGCGCTTGCGATCAGAGGATTTCTCACAG gtggaaTTACTTTTTCCTTTACGATGGTTCGAAGGTTAAGGAAGAAGGAGATCCTACAAGTGCTGGGATTTGTTATTTTTATCCTTCTCAG ACACTTacggagcagcaggagctgctgtgcggGCAGCTTGCCGGCGTGGTGCGCTGCATGACCGAGATCTCCGGAGCTCCCCCGAGCCTCATTCGCCTGAGGAAGCTCAAGTTTGCGGTTCTGGTGGATGGCGATTACCTGTGG GCTCTGGGCTGTGCCGTGGATCTCCCTGACGTCAGCTGCAGGCGCTTTCTGGAGCAGCTGATCAGCCTCTTCATCTTCTACAATGGACCCGTGCGACCTGCGTACATG GCATTTTCTCAGGAGGAGCTGAGCAAGCAGTGGGACAGATACATCGAACATATCCAAAACAACACCAGTGACCTCCACAAGATTTTCAATTCTCTCTGGAACCTGGACAAAACAAAG GTGGACCCCCTGCTTCTGCTGAAAGCAGCTCTCATCTTGCAGACTTGCCAGCGGTCCCCCCATGTCTTGGCAGGCTGCATTCTCTACAAGGGCTT GATTGTGAGCACCCAGCTGCCGCCACCTCTCACTGCCAAAGTTCTCCTGCAAGGTGATGAGTCTTCGCACCAG AGCGAGCCTGGAGGTGAGGAGCAGCGTGAGCCTG ATTCTCCATTGCCGCAGGGTGTCCGTATCATCCCCGTATTCCTAACAGAAGATGAAGTCTCAGTGCTCCGAGACTTTCCAGTGGAGTGGATGTCTAG GTCACCTGTGTCCGACACAAGCCCCAGAGGAGAGGGAAATGCTCTGTGCTCCCAGACATTGCCAGAATCAACAGGAGTTCATGAAAACCAAGCCCTGAATAACATCTCTGTGCAGGAATGCCCTTGGCCAGCTTCAGGCACAGCTGCAGCAGAAGGTGCTGCACAGTCAGGCAGCCTCGTAAACACGGGTCCTCCGAAGGGCTTCACCAAGATGGAACCCAGTGCAAAGAATTCTTCAGCTGCAATACCGAGCAGCCCAGACAGCAAAAGCTCAGAGCTCAGTAGCAAAGCGTCATTCCCAGCAGAGAGAGACACGAAGCAGCTGCCGAGCCTTTCCACACTCCATGCTGCTGAACAAGGTCAAGCAGCAGGTCTGTATCTGAAAGGCTTCTCCTTTCCAAACCCATACGCCCAGGAGCCGAAGAGTCAGAATGTGGGGAAATCTCTTGTGGACgctgatgttgagcaacacagttCCCCAAGTTACTCTGCAACCAGCAAACAAGATGAGCAAAGGACTGTAAGTcaaagcagcatctctgcagaaaGCAGCGGTGCAGCTGGTGGCGATGTGCAGGGTTTGGATTGCACGGGCACTGCAGTGCAGTCAGAGAACACACGCTGTGCCCAGAGCGGGGACAGTGTCCAGCTGCCTCGGGTGGACGCTCTGAGGGCCCAGGGTGGTGTGGAGTCAAGCAAACACTGCAAACCAGTTAAAATGAGCTTGTACGTTCATTGCATCAAGGGGCTTGTGCTCTCCCTGCTGGCTGAAGATCCCCTCCGAGAGGACCAGCGCTCCGTGGAGGACGTG TACCACAGCAGTCTGGCTTCTCTGAATGGCCTTGAGGTTCATCTGAGGGAGACTCTGCCCAAGGACTCCTCATCCTCAGCCAAGACAACCTACAGCTTCACTCACTACGACTGTGTTCAGAACGTGCTCACGG CCAACCTGCCCCGCACACCGGGGCCCCTGGACCGGCACTTCCTGAGAGCGGCCACGCTGATCCACAGCGACTTTGGGCAGCTCCCCGCCGCCTCCGAGGTCATTGTCAG